Proteins found in one Pontibacter sp. SGAir0037 genomic segment:
- a CDS encoding DoxX family protein: MKNAYLSYLLGRLPIAVSMFGHGLVRLPKLDKFSAWMVGSFESTFLPTPFVTFFSYALPIIELNIGFLLLVGLFTRQAIVAGILVMLVLIFGSSLLEEWQNVFIQMMYGAYFAVLLAFAKKYNRYSVDRLFFRKSIL, translated from the coding sequence ATGAAAAATGCATACCTCAGTTACCTGTTGGGCAGGCTCCCCATAGCTGTAAGCATGTTTGGGCATGGACTGGTGCGGCTGCCCAAGTTAGACAAATTCAGCGCCTGGATGGTAGGATCCTTTGAAAGCACATTTCTGCCCACCCCCTTCGTTACCTTCTTTAGCTATGCTTTGCCGATCATAGAGCTTAACATCGGCTTTTTGCTGCTTGTCGGGTTATTTACCAGGCAGGCCATTGTAGCAGGCATACTGGTGATGCTTGTCCTCATTTTTGGCTCCAGCTTGCTGGAAGAATGGCAGAATGTATTTATACAGATGATGTATGGTGCTTATTTTGCCGTGCTGCTGGCCTTTGCCAAAAAGTATAACCGTTATTCTGTTGACAGGCTGTTTTTCCGTAAATCTATTCTTTAA
- a CDS encoding glycoside hydrolase family 88 protein, translating to MISKNMYVKALLFISFIAGSACSSTDKVQQQQVRLEPKQDLLAMADSNFQDAAAQYKVMMERLPQDQFPKTYHEERDKLETSGSDWWCSGFYPGTLLYLYEETKDEALYEGALRMMQVLEKEQFNTSTHDLGFMMYCSFGNLNRLRPKPAYEQILLNSAKSLSTRFDPKVGCIRSWNSSPNDFIVIIDNMMNLELLFWATRTTGDSSFYNIAVTHANTTMENHFRPDFSTYHVINYNPATGAVQEKKTAQGYADESAWARGQAWGFYGYTLMFRETKDSIYLDQAREIADFMLNHPNLPEDKIPYWDFNAPDIPDALRDASAAAIIASALLELSTYVETEEASSYFSAAETILQHLSADTYKAAPGTNGGFILKHGVGHHPAGTEIDVPLTYADYYFIEALQRYKNYKRK from the coding sequence ATGATCAGCAAAAACATGTACGTAAAAGCACTTCTTTTCATAAGCTTTATTGCCGGTTCGGCTTGCAGCAGCACCGACAAAGTACAGCAACAACAGGTAAGGCTGGAGCCGAAGCAGGATCTGCTTGCCATGGCTGACAGTAATTTCCAGGATGCGGCTGCACAGTATAAAGTAATGATGGAAAGGCTGCCGCAGGATCAGTTTCCTAAAACATACCACGAAGAGAGAGATAAGCTGGAGACAAGCGGCTCTGACTGGTGGTGCAGTGGTTTTTACCCGGGAACACTCCTTTATCTGTACGAAGAAACAAAAGATGAAGCTTTATACGAGGGGGCACTGCGCATGATGCAGGTACTGGAGAAAGAACAGTTTAACACCTCTACCCACGATCTTGGCTTTATGATGTACTGCAGCTTCGGCAACTTAAACCGCCTCAGGCCCAAACCAGCCTATGAGCAAATCCTGCTGAATAGCGCCAAATCCTTATCAACCCGCTTCGATCCGAAAGTAGGCTGCATCCGCTCCTGGAATTCTTCTCCCAACGACTTTATTGTTATTATAGACAATATGATGAACCTGGAGCTGCTGTTCTGGGCTACCCGCACCACAGGCGATTCGTCTTTTTATAACATTGCTGTCACGCATGCCAATACAACCATGGAAAATCATTTCCGGCCGGATTTCAGCACCTACCATGTCATTAACTATAACCCTGCTACCGGTGCCGTACAGGAAAAGAAAACAGCACAAGGCTATGCCGATGAATCTGCCTGGGCAAGAGGCCAAGCCTGGGGCTTTTATGGCTATACATTAATGTTCCGTGAGACAAAAGATAGTATTTACCTGGACCAGGCGCGCGAAATAGCCGATTTTATGTTAAACCACCCAAACCTGCCGGAAGACAAGATTCCTTACTGGGACTTTAATGCACCAGATATACCGGATGCGCTGCGGGATGCGTCGGCAGCTGCCATTATCGCTTCTGCCCTGCTGGAGCTCAGCACTTATGTGGAAACAGAGGAGGCTTCCAGTTACTTCTCGGCGGCAGAAACCATACTTCAGCATTTGTCAGCTGATACCTATAAAGCAGCGCCAGGCACAAACGGAGGCTTTATTCTGAAACATGGCGTGGGGCACCACCCGGCAGGTACCGAAATTGATGTGCCGCTTACCTACGCAGACTATTATTTTATAGAAGCGCTTCAGCGTTATAAAAACTACAAGAGAAAATAA
- a CDS encoding CHASE3 domain-containing protein — translation MKNSSATSPTGRNLKSKLILGLSLSILLAFTVQIFSFRLTKSLGQTKDSVSHTYRVLNELEGTVNTLASLESSIRGYVISNNDTFKAHYEDLKSTTLLHLKNVKEFTADNPAQQDRVQKLEQTVNTKIDFTEQLLRSGSPEAAAAMISSGRGKVMMDSVYLLVADMKAIENKLLHARSTQSKELSQEVWVINLLSTLLILVVVLVAAYFIFADLNKRSKLEKELRENELRLKQFFEALPIGITVRDATGELYYANKGGKEILSRLFPNASINNLKQLLDYHKVFVSGTEEIYPVSKMPIMKALSGISTKVDDMEIRNGDTRILLSETACPVYNGEDEIVFAIAAFEDITERKKAEKELVQAKEEAEASVLVKDRFLANMSHEIRTPMNAILGFTHLLQKSALDDEQKQFVHAIQSSGENLLTIINDILDFSKIQAGMMQIEQLPFDINSLLNSLKVLLKPKVVTKGLAFSVNCSKQIPTLLLGDPVRLTQILYNLIENAIKFTEKGAVLVNTKIYKEEGETIWLDIVIADSGVGIPADKLESIFERFNQATTATNREFGGTGLGLTIVRNLVELQQGEITVESTPGKGSLFTVRIPYKKATEEDIANYGAQVQMEESFASRQLHVLVTEDNTLNQKLALKVLKDMGFTTELAVNGAEAVELVRQQKHFDIILMDIQMPIMDGYEATRQIRSELKSEIPIMAMTAHAMSGEKEKCLALGMNDYISKPFHPKDLLQKIIRLTPKDTVDVQQAADEVQATEQETLQAVCDLSYLQEMSGGDTDFIKEMMELFLQQVPAELENIRNAASKGNTQEIKLLAHKLKSSVTMLGVETMASRLKAMETTADTSPEIAMKLYRELVVIYEQAAKEIKPQLAQL, via the coding sequence GTGAAGAACTCTTCAGCTACTTCTCCTACAGGCAGAAACTTAAAAAGTAAGCTTATACTAGGGCTTAGCCTTAGTATTTTACTGGCCTTTACGGTTCAGATCTTTTCCTTCAGATTAACTAAAAGCCTGGGACAAACCAAAGATTCTGTCTCGCATACTTACCGGGTTCTGAATGAACTGGAGGGAACCGTGAACACGCTTGCCAGCCTTGAGAGCAGCATCAGAGGGTATGTCATCAGCAACAACGATACCTTTAAAGCACACTATGAAGACCTGAAAAGCACTACGCTTCTTCACCTTAAAAACGTAAAAGAATTCACAGCAGATAATCCTGCACAACAGGACCGTGTACAGAAGCTTGAGCAAACCGTAAACACCAAAATCGATTTTACTGAGCAACTATTGCGCAGCGGCTCACCGGAAGCAGCCGCTGCCATGATTTCGAGTGGCAGAGGAAAAGTGATGATGGATTCTGTTTACCTGCTGGTAGCTGATATGAAGGCAATCGAAAACAAGCTGCTACACGCCAGGTCCACGCAAAGCAAAGAACTCTCGCAGGAAGTGTGGGTTATAAACCTCCTGAGCACGCTCCTGATTCTTGTGGTGGTACTGGTTGCGGCCTATTTCATTTTTGCTGATCTCAACAAACGAAGTAAACTTGAAAAAGAGCTAAGAGAAAACGAACTACGCCTAAAACAGTTTTTCGAGGCCTTGCCTATTGGTATTACAGTACGCGATGCTACGGGCGAGCTTTACTATGCAAACAAAGGCGGTAAAGAGATCCTGAGCAGGCTATTTCCGAATGCCTCCATCAACAACCTGAAGCAACTCCTCGATTATCATAAGGTATTTGTTTCCGGTACAGAAGAAATATACCCTGTCAGCAAAATGCCGATCATGAAAGCTTTGAGCGGCATCAGCACCAAGGTAGACGACATGGAAATCCGGAACGGCGATACCAGGATTCTTCTCTCTGAAACAGCCTGCCCGGTTTACAATGGCGAAGATGAGATTGTTTTTGCCATTGCTGCTTTTGAAGACATCACAGAACGCAAAAAAGCAGAAAAAGAGTTAGTACAGGCAAAAGAAGAAGCCGAGGCGTCGGTACTGGTTAAAGACAGGTTCCTGGCTAATATGAGCCATGAAATCCGGACACCGATGAATGCCATCCTGGGCTTCACGCACCTGCTGCAAAAGTCGGCGCTGGATGATGAGCAGAAGCAGTTTGTTCACGCGATACAGTCGTCTGGCGAGAACCTGCTCACGATTATCAACGATATTCTTGATTTCTCGAAGATACAGGCGGGCATGATGCAAATCGAGCAACTGCCATTTGATATCAATTCTCTTTTAAACTCACTTAAGGTTCTTTTAAAGCCGAAGGTAGTGACAAAAGGACTGGCCTTTTCTGTGAACTGCAGCAAACAAATTCCTACTTTATTGCTTGGTGACCCGGTAAGGCTAACGCAGATTCTCTACAACCTGATAGAGAACGCCATCAAATTTACCGAGAAGGGAGCCGTATTGGTTAATACCAAAATCTATAAAGAAGAAGGAGAGACCATCTGGCTGGATATAGTAATTGCAGACAGTGGTGTGGGTATACCTGCCGATAAACTGGAAAGCATTTTTGAACGCTTTAACCAGGCTACGACCGCTACTAACCGGGAATTTGGTGGCACCGGCCTCGGGTTAACCATTGTCCGCAACCTGGTGGAGCTACAGCAGGGCGAAATAACCGTAGAGAGCACGCCAGGCAAAGGCTCCCTTTTCACCGTCAGGATTCCGTACAAAAAGGCAACAGAAGAAGACATTGCCAATTATGGAGCCCAGGTTCAGATGGAAGAAAGCTTTGCCAGCAGGCAATTACATGTGCTGGTTACAGAAGACAATACCCTGAATCAGAAGCTTGCGCTAAAGGTTTTAAAAGACATGGGCTTCACTACCGAACTGGCTGTTAACGGCGCGGAGGCAGTAGAGCTTGTCAGGCAACAAAAACACTTCGACATTATTCTGATGGATATTCAGATGCCCATTATGGACGGATATGAAGCTACCCGCCAAATCAGAAGTGAGCTGAAATCAGAGATCCCGATAATGGCCATGACCGCACATGCCATGAGCGGTGAAAAAGAAAAGTGCCTGGCCCTGGGCATGAACGATTATATCTCAAAGCCATTTCACCCGAAAGACCTCCTTCAGAAGATTATCCGGCTTACGCCCAAAGATACGGTAGATGTGCAGCAAGCGGCAGACGAAGTACAGGCCACCGAGCAGGAAACCCTACAGGCGGTGTGTGACCTCAGCTACCTGCAGGAAATGTCTGGCGGTGATACAGACTTCATAAAAGAAATGATGGAGCTGTTTTTGCAGCAGGTACCGGCCGAACTGGAGAATATCAGAAATGCCGCCAGCAAAGGTAATACACAGGAAATTAAGCTTTTGGCCCATAAGCTAAAGTCGTCTGTAACAATGCTGGGAGTTGAGACAATGGCCAGCCGACTGAAGGCAATGGAAACGACAGCTGATACATCACCGGAAATTGCCATGAAACTTTACAGGGAGCTGGTGGTTATTTACGAACAGGCAGCGAAAGAAATAAAACCTCAGCTGGCCCAGCTATAA